The sequence TAAATCTCTTTCTACATTTACCTCACCTAATTCATTTAAAACAATGCCTGGGGTCATGTTCTTTTCCTTTAATTCTTTAAGAACTTTCATTAGTACAGTTGTTTTACCACTGCCTAAGAAGCCAGTAATTAGATAGACTGGAATCTTTTTTTCTCCCATCACTATGCCTCCATATGTAATGACTTGTGATTATAATGCTTTTACGTTACCATACGGGTAGACTTTTCACAAATCAGAACGATTATTATTTATTTCCATCATTCTATCACTTAAATATGTGATAAAATACTAGAGTTATTACTATTATTTAAGGATAGGAGATTACCGCTTACAATGAAATTAAAAGAGTCTCTTTCTTCCGTAACGAAAGACTTGATTGGCTTACTGTTGTTAATCGTCTTTTTAATTTTGTTTTTTAATATTGACTATTTTAAAGATCAAGAAGCGTTTAACTCGATCCCACAAGCATGGTTAAATGTGAATACGATCTTTTTAAGTATTGTCATTGAGGCGATTCCATTTATTTTATTAGGCGTCTTTTTTTCATCGCTGATTCAAATTTATGTTTCCGAGGAAACAATTCAACGGTACTTGCCTCGTAATGCTTTGTCTGCTTTAGTCCCAGCAGCTGTTTTAGGGGCCATTTTTCCGATTTGTGAATGTGCGATCGTTCCCGTTGTTCGCCGTTTAATAAAAAAAGGGATGCCGCTTCATATTGGTGTCGTCTTTCTAGTTGCAGCACCGATTTTAAACCCTATTGTCGCAGCGTCTACGTACTTCGCATTTAGAAATGATTTATCCGTTCTTTATTCACGAATGGGGCTTGCTTTTGTACTGGCTATTCTGATTGGTGCGATTTTATATCTCATCTTTAAGAATAGCGATCAATTAAAATGGAGTACGGAGGAACTTATCGGAAAACAAAAGGGCGCTACTAGTCAAGTACCTGTTAGACAAATGAATCGCTTTAAACAAATGTTCTATCATGCGTCCGATGAATTCTTTTTAATGGGTAAATACTTGATTGCCGGTGCTTTTATTGCATCCTTGTTTCAAACGTTCTTAGATCGAAACCTGCTAGCTGCAATCGGCTCAAATGAATGGTCATCGACAGCAGTCATGATGGCTTTTGCTTTTCTACTATCATTATGTTCGGAAGCTGACGCGTTTGTTGCATCTTCATTTGGGAGTACATTTACGACCGGCTCTATCATTGCCT comes from Desertibacillus haloalkaliphilus and encodes:
- a CDS encoding permease, encoding MKLKESLSSVTKDLIGLLLLIVFLILFFNIDYFKDQEAFNSIPQAWLNVNTIFLSIVIEAIPFILLGVFFSSLIQIYVSEETIQRYLPRNALSALVPAAVLGAIFPICECAIVPVVRRLIKKGMPLHIGVVFLVAAPILNPIVAASTYFAFRNDLSVLYSRMGLAFVLAILIGAILYLIFKNSDQLKWSTEELIGKQKGATSQVPVRQMNRFKQMFYHASDEFFLMGKYLIAGAFIASLFQTFLDRNLLAAIGSNEWSSTAVMMAFAFLLSLCSEADAFVASSFGSTFTTGSIIAFLVYGPMLDLKNTVMLFAFFKAKFVITFMITVTVVVFVAIMGLQFFIL